From Montipora foliosa isolate CH-2021 chromosome 6, ASM3666993v2, whole genome shotgun sequence, a single genomic window includes:
- the LOC138008825 gene encoding retinoschisin-like, producing the protein MQSSVPIFLTLLLIFAGCMTGSKIRYEVNTYTGNKFGAGTDARVFITLIGEKGRSKEIELESKGRNDFEKGQKDTFFIETKDLGKLTAIKIRHDDSWFGSGWFLERVKIKSADGCVYEFPNHKWLASTYGDKMIARKLVGRSRCRNVESPSTGCRDILGVSSGLIKDIQLTASSSYDEHHQPYHARLNKTVEGSRGGWCSAFADEMEFLEINLGNRTNISGISTQGQSMFDNWVTMYELSYSLNGKHWFMVKDKMKNGGGTRNFTGNKDMNTVVTHWFPTITAQHLRVLPMKWSGLTNCMRIELYGCRNGE; encoded by the exons ATGCAAAGTTCTGTGCCAATTTTTCTGACTTTACTTCTCATCTTTGCTGGTTGTATGACAG GGTCAAAGATTCGGTATGAGGTAAACACATACACTGGAAACAAGTTTGGTGCAGGCACAGATGCTCGAGTGTTCATTACCTTGATTGGAGAAAAAGGTCGATCAAAGGAAATTGAGTTGGAAAGCAAAGGACGCAATGATTTTGAGAAAGGACA GAAGGATACATTCTTTATTGAAACCAAAGATCTTGGAAAGCTGACGGCCATTAAAATTCGGCATGATGATAGCTGGTTTGGATCCGGATGGTTTTTAGAAAGG GTTAAGATAAAATCGGCTGACGGATGTGTGTATGAGTTTCCGAACCACAAATGGTTGGCCTCCACCTATGGAGACAAAATGATTGCGCGGAAGCTTGTTGGCAGGAGTCGATGCCGAAATGTAGAGTCTCCATCGACAG GTTGTCGGGATATTTTAGGTGTGAGCTCGGGACTAATCAAGGATATACAGCTGACGGCGTCATCATCTTACGATGAGCATCACCAGCCTTACCACGCACGCCTAAATAAAACTGTCGAAGGATCCCGTGGGGGGTGGTGCTCGGCTTTCGCTGACGAAATGGAATTTCTTGAAATCAACTTGGGAAACAGAACTAACATTTCAG GCATTTCAACCCAAGGTCAATCTATGTTTGACAACTGGGTTACAATGTATGAATTGTCATACAGCTTAAATGGCAAACACTGGTTTATGGTAAAAGACAAAATGAAGAATGGCGGCGGCACCAGG AATTTTACTGGTAACAAGGACATGAACACGGTGGTAACACATTGGTTTCCTACGATTACTGCTCAACATCTTCGTGTTCTTCCTATGAAGTGGAGTGGTCTTACAAACTGCATGAGGATTGAGCTGTACGGCTGCAGAAATG gtgAATGA